In a single window of the Pelodiscus sinensis isolate JC-2024 chromosome 18, ASM4963464v1, whole genome shotgun sequence genome:
- the SGK2 gene encoding serine/threonine-protein kinase Sgk2 isoform X5 encodes MDRSRHPDNCPQPPTLTDNINLGPSANPNAKPTDFDFLKVIGKGSFGKVLLAKRKSDGMSYAVKVLQKKSILKKKEQTHIMAERNVLLKNVKHPFLVGLHYSFQTSEKLYFVLDYVNGGELFFHLQRERCFREPRARFYAAEVASAVGYLHSLNIIYRDLKPENILLDCQGHIVLTDFGLCKEGMEQEETTSTFCGTPEYLAPEVLRKQPYDRTVDWWCLGAVLYEMLFGLPPFYSRDVSQMYDNILHQPLQIQGTKTTAACDILQGLLHKDQKKRLGAKMDFLEIKNHVFFSPINWDDLYHKRITPPFNPNVSGPADLRHFDPEFTQEAVSNSITRTPDLAASCSSASDAFLGFSYAPTDEDFQVFK; translated from the exons ATGGACCGTTCCAGACACCCGGATAACTGCCCCCAG CCTCCGACACTGACTGACAACATCAACCTTGGCCCTTCTGCTAATCCAAA TGCCAAGCCAACAGACTTTGATTTTCTGAAAGTGATTGGCAAAGGAAGCTTTGGAAAA GTTCTCCTGGCCAAACGCAAGTCTGACGGGATGTCTTACGCTGTGAAAGTCTTGCAGAAGAAATCCATCCTGAAGAAAAAGGAG CAAACTCACATTATGGCAGAACGCAACGTGCTCCTGAAAAACGTGAAGCATCCTTTCCTGGTGGGCCTCCACTACTCCTTCCAGACCTCCGAGAAGCTCTACTTTGTGCTAGACTATGTGAATGGAGGAGAG CTCTTCTTCCACCTGCAAAGAGAGCGCTGTTTCCGTGAACCTCGTGCCCGCTTCTATGCAGCTGAAGTAGCCAGTGCAGTAGGGTACCTGCATTCCTTGAACATCATCTACAG GGACTTAAAACCTGAAAACATCCTTCTGGATTGCCAG GGACACATAGTACTGACAGACTTTGGACTTTGCAAAGAAGGAATGGAGCAAGAGGAAACGACATCTACTTTTTGCGGCACCCCGGAG TACTTGGCCCCAGAGGTTCTAAGAAAACAACCCTATGACAGAACAGTAGACTGGTGGTGTCTGGGAGCTGTCCTCTATGAGATGCTGTTTGGGTTG CCTCCCTTTTACAGCCGGGATGTGTCTCAGATGTATGACAATATTCTACACCAGCCACTCCAGATCCAAGGAACCAAGACCACTGCAGCTTGTGATATCTTACAGGGACTGCTCCACAAAGACCAGAAGAAGAGATTGGGGGCCAAGATGGACTTT CTTGAGATAAAGAATCATGTGTTCTTCAGCCCAATAAACTGGGATGACTTGTATCACAAGAGGATCACGCCTCCCTTCAACCCCAATGTG TCTGGTCCTGCTGATCTGCGACATTTTGACCCAGAGTTCACTCAAGAAGCAGTCTCGAACTCCATCACTCGCACACCTGACTTAGCTGCCAGCTGCTCCAGCGC